The following nucleotide sequence is from Methylocella sp..
GGCGGCAATCAGAAGCGCGCCGCCGGCAAATCCCAGCCCCGAACTATCGGCCAAGAAGTCGCCCAGAGCCGTTCCAAGCGTGTTGGAAAATAGAATGGCCGTCCAATAGAACATTTCAACTTTGAACGTCCGGATATTATTGACGGACAGCGAACCGACGCTGAAACGCCACGCAAGAAGAATGCACAGCAGGATCGTAACCAAAATGATGGAGCCGGTCGCGTAGCCAAGGCCCAGCGTGCGATCCATGTAATCCGACATTGTCGTGCCGGCGGTGCTGGTCGCGAGAATGACGGCCCAATACAGGAATGGGTGATAGGATTTCGACGCGAGCTGGGCGATAAGCGCAGCGACGAATATGGCCGCCAAGATGACGCTGCTGACGGCGTAACCCACATTCAACGTCATGGACAAAAGGTCGCCTGCGGTCTCGCCGAGCGTCGTCGCCGCTATCTTCATTATCCAAAAGGCCAAAGTGATTTGTGGGACTTTGTTCACGCGCAAAACCTTCCGCTTTTAGTGATTTGGGATTGGTTCAGTCGCGCCGAATCCGACGCCGCTGTCCAGCTGCTCGCTATTTCCGATCGATCTCAAGCTCGCCGCGCTCCGGCCCGGCTGTGACTAGGGCCCAGACCCATAAAATGGTTGGCGTGACAGGCGGATTGTGATTCACAGCTTCCGAAAGGAAGCGACTATGAATCGGGATCAATTCTGGCTGACGGACGCGCAGTTCGCGAAGATCGCGCCGCATCTTCCCACGGACACGCGCGGCAAGGCGGGCGTCGATGATCGCCGGGTGGTCAGCGGGATCATTCATGTGCTGAAATCTGGCGGACGCTGGATTGACGCGCCGCTGGAGTACGGGCCAAAGAAGACTCTCTACAATCGCTACGTTCGCTGGGCTGCTAAGGGCGTTTGGATCGATCTGTTCCACGCGCTTGCGCAAGCAGGCGGGCCGCCGGCGCAGGTCCTCATCGACTCCTCGGCGGTCAAGGCGCATCGCTCGGCCAGTGGCGGCAAAGGGGGGAGAAGAATCAGGCCATCGGCCGTTCGCGCGGCGGGCGCACAACCAAAATCCACGCATTGACCGATGCGGACTGCCGCCCGCTGTCTTTCATGCTCACCGGCGGCCAAATCGCCGATTGCTCGGCGGGCGCGGAGCTTATCGCGCGACTTCCTCCTTGCGAAATCCTCCATGGCGACAAGGGCTACGACGCAAATGCGATCCGTCGGCAGGTCGAGGAGCGCGGAGCTATGCCGAATATCCCGCCCAAGGCCAATCGCAGGTGGAAGAACTGCTTCTCGCCCTTCCTCTATCGAAACCGCAACGCCATCGAACGCATGTTCTGCCGCCTGAAAGACTTCAGGCGCGTGGCTACGCGCTACGACCGAAACGCATTAAACTTCCTCGCCACAGTCTGCATCGCCGCTACCGTTTGCTACTGGTTGTGAGTCTGGACCCTAGGGTCGTGATAACATGTATCATATTCGCGACCGAGCGTTCGCCAAGCTTTTGAGGCGCGCAGTTATTATCTCTATATTGTAGCGTCTAAGCTCCGAGTAGCAATGTCTGGGGCATTAACGCCCGCCGCCAGCCCCTCGTTCCTTTTTTAAGCCCCGTTCATCTGTCGAACAGTAGCTTTCCCGCCTCCTCTCAACCTCGAGAAAGGCCGGCAGCCATCGATCGCGTGCCCGAGCCGGATGACGAGCAAATCCAGAGGGACGCAAAAGACGGCAGCCGCCGCTGCCGCGCATGCAGTCGAATTGGATCGACGGGTGGCTGCGGTGGCGCGATGCGCGAAGGAAAGAGCCGCCAGGCAAATGGCCAGATCATGCCAACCGACGCGCTGGCCGGCTGCGATCGCGCTTAAGTCCGGCCTGCGAGCTTCGGATCCGGCCGCCATCGACAGAAAAGACCCGACCAATCGGCCGAGCCTTCTCTGCTTCCCCTGAAGAGAAAGAGACCGAGTTAGATCTCAGTACTTGGCGACAATCGGCGCGGGCGGCGCAAACGTGTCGAACTTGTAGCTGAAGCCAACCTGCACCTGGTTTTCGACGATGTGGCGATTGGAGAAACCGCCGCCGCCGCCAATGGCCGGATCGTTGAACGAATTGGCCGCGAAGATCGACGAGTGACCGAAGTCGGTATAGCGATATTCCGCTCGGACCGACCAGTTGTTGGTGATCGCGTATTCGAGACCGCCGCCGACCGTCCAGCCGACGCGGGTGTTGGAAACGCTGTCAAAACCAAACGGGGTCGAAATGCTGCTGTCGACTCCGCCGAAGGCGACGCCGCCGGTGGCGTATAGCAAGACGCGATCCAAAGCGTAACCAACGCGGCCGCGGACGGAGCCCTGAACGCCGAGGTTGGAGCTATAGGTGACCGGTACGAAGCCTTCGCCGCGGGTAAAGCTCTTGTTCAGGCTCGAGCCATCGACGCTGCCTTCGAGGCCAATGACGAATTGGCTCAACTGCAGATTATAGCCGACATGCGCGCCGCCGATGACGCCATCATTGTTCGAGCTGAAGCTGTCGAAGCCAAAGGGGCTGCTGGAGCTAACATTCTGGTTGCCCCAGGCGTAACCAATCTGACCGCCGACATAGATGCCGGTCCATGTGAAGATTGGCGCCGGCGGCAAATAGACCGGCGGCGGAGCGCGCGAGGGAAGATCGGCTGCAAGAGCGGAGCCAGCGAGAGCGACAGCGCCAACTGAAGCCAGTAAGAAACGACGGATCATAACTTCTCCTTAGTAGAACCACTCCTCCATTGAACCTGTTTGAGTTAAAAAACAATGACGCAGAGTTCAACTTCACGTAAGCGAGAATCTCGTCTCTCGTGGCCAAACGGTTACACACTTATAAGTTGCGACGCGTTCTCATGGATCCCGCGAACGGTCGAAGCGAATCCCTTGCCCTATTCATTTCGCCCATGAAGTTATTCGAGTTCGGAGCCATCGAGGCGTCCAAATTGAGGGATCGAGAATGCAACCATCGAAACGGCTTTCGCCATAGTGAGCGGGTGCGCGGCCTGATATCCGTCGCCTTCTAAAGAGGAACGGCTACCGTCCATGAGTGCAATTAGGGATCGCGGACGACTGGGGCGCTATGTCGTCTCTTTTTGCTTCGCAACATCAGCTCGAGACGAGCAGCCGGGATACGATCGCCCCGAGAAGCGACCCGCATGACGAGCCGGCCTTCTTCGCCAGCACGCATATTGAATCAGAGCCGTGCTGCTTCACGAATCCGGGACGATTCCTTCTGATCGGAAAATGCTTTAGACTTATGAATCGCAGAGGAGGAATGGACATGACCAGAATTCCATCCGGCCTGATCATTGCGATAGCGCTTGCCAGCGTGAGCGGCAACGCCATTTCCGCGCAGGATAAATATGCTCTTCAAGTGCCGAATGGGCTCGCGTTTTCTGAGTTCAAGGGATACGAAGACTGGCAGTCCATCTCCGTCAGCCAGACTGGAGACCTCATCGAAGCGATCCTGGGCAATCCCGCGATGATCAAGGCCTATCGGTCCGGCGCGCCCGACAACGGCGAACATTTCCCCGACGGCGCTAAGATGGCGAAGATCCATTGGAATGCGAAAAAGAGCGCGGAGGCCCCCGAACCGACGACAGTGCCGGGCGCCCTGCACGACATTGATTTCATGGAGAAGGACAGCAAGAGATTCCCGGACACCGGCGGATGGGGATACGCCCAGTTTAACTACGACGCCGCGTCCGACGCGTTCGCGCCCCTTGGCGGCGGCGTCGATTGTGGGTACGCGTGTCATACGATAGTGGCGGCAAAGGATTATGTCTTCACGGCGTACGGGAAGAGGTGAGCGGCCGCGATGATGCCTGTATGGCTGTCGATTGATGGCGCTGCCCGACCTCAGGCGGCGCGGATCAGCGCGGGCGCCTGCCCGAAAGAAGGCGCCCTTTACTCAGCGTAGGCTTGCCGGCGTAGCCCAACAATAATCGTCAAGCCGGGGACGTCGATTAGAGTTAGCGACATACATTAAATGTATGATAGCCAACAACATTGCCGCGAACATCAAGGAACGGCCCTGTCACCAACGCGCAACGGCCTTCCTGCGGGTCTGGATATCCCTCATTCTCTCGCGTGACGGTGGCGGTGAGGCCCTCCTCGTCGTCAGCGGAAGCGAAGCCCACCAACGTGGCGGCGTCGCCGTTCGGAAGGGCGACATTCGCAGCTCCGACCGGGTTAGCTGCGGCAGCGGCATGGCCGAGGATAACGGCGCCTGCTGCGACAATAATCTTACGAATATTAATCATGCGAAATCTCCTTCTTGTTGCCGAACGCGAACGCGCACGGCGAGGGGAGATGATCTGCGCTATTGCCTAGACGATGATTGACCGCGCAGGCCCAACAACCGCCGCGCTCGCTTATTGTAACCGGGGTTAACGGATATGTCGGAAAAAGGTTCGGGCTAAAGGTGAGGCGCACTGGCGCAATCAGAAAGGGGGCCGCTGACGGCGGACCCATATCCCATCTTAAGCGGTAAAGGGCCAATGGCGAAGGCTCGCGAAATAGTGAACCAAAGGAACATTCCGCCCAGTTTCCTGTTTTGACGACTAGTCTGGACAAATGTCCTTAGCGTTGCCCAGCAGATGGAGCTTTGATGGAACACCCTGAACGGTTCGAGTCATCTGCGAGCATTGAAGGGCGATACCGTCTCCTTGTCGACGCGGTGAAGGACTATGCCATTTATATGCTGGACCCCACGGGGATCGTGACGAGCTGGAACTCGGGCGCGCGACGCTTCAAAGGCTATGAGGAATCGGAAATCCTCGGCGAACACTTCTCGCGCTTTTACACTAAAGAGGATCGGGAGGCTGGCTTGCCGCGCCGTGCGCTTGAGATCTCGGAGCGCGAAGGCAAATTCGAAAACGAAGGCTGGCGCGTTCGGAAAGACGGCGCTCGCTTCTGGGCCCATGTGATCATCGATCCGATCCACGATCGATCGGGAAAGCTTATCGGATTTGCGAAGGTCACCCGCGACCTAACCGAGCGGAAGATCGCCGAAGAGACTCTGCGGCGAAGCGAGCAGCAGTTCCGGCTTCTCGTGCAGGGCGTGACCGATTACGCGATTTTTATGCTCGATCCGGATGGCATGGTCAGCAGCTGGAACCCGGGCGCGCAACGAATCAAAGGCTACCTTCCCGAGGAAATCATAGGCCAGCATTTCTCCCGCTTCTATACGCAAGAGGATGTGGCAAGAGGTGAGCCTAGCCGCACGATCGAAACCGCAACGCGGGAGAGCAGGTTCGAGAAAGAAGGTTGGCGGATCCGCAAGGATGGCAGCCGGTTCTGGGCGAATGTAGTTGTCGATGCGATTCGAGACTCTAACGGCGCGCTCCTCGGCTTCGCCAAACTCACCCGCGACATTACCGAGCGGCGGGAAGCTCAGCGAGCCCTCGATCAAGCGCGCGAGGCCCTGTTCCAGTCGCAAAAGATGGACGCTATCGGGCAACTCACTGGCGGCGTCGCGCATGATTTTAACAACCTGCTAACGGTGGTTCTGGGCAGTTTGGAGCTCGTGCGCAAGCGTCTGCCCGACGATCCCAAAATTGCAAGCCTTATCGATAACGCCATTCAGGGCGCAGAGCGGGGCGCCGCCCTCACGCAACGCATGCTCGCTTTTGCGCGCCGCCAGAAACTCGAACTCGAACCCATCCATGT
It contains:
- a CDS encoding PAS domain S-box protein; the protein is MEHPERFESSASIEGRYRLLVDAVKDYAIYMLDPTGIVTSWNSGARRFKGYEESEILGEHFSRFYTKEDREAGLPRRALEISEREGKFENEGWRVRKDGARFWAHVIIDPIHDRSGKLIGFAKVTRDLTERKIAEETLRRSEQQFRLLVQGVTDYAIFMLDPDGMVSSWNPGAQRIKGYLPEEIIGQHFSRFYTQEDVARGEPSRTIETATRESRFEKEGWRIRKDGSRFWANVVVDAIRDSNGALLGFAKLTRDITERREAQRALDQAREALFQSQKMDAIGQLTGGVAHDFNNLLTVVLGSLELVRKRLPDDPKIASLIDNAIQGAERGAALTQRMLAFARRQKLELEPIHVPALVQGMTDLLGRSLGPSVTIETRFPLILDPVCADINQLELALLNLTVNARDAMPDGGFIIIAARAVNVTAGHRSNLLPARYICLSVTDTGEGMDAATLARAGEPFFTTKGVGKGTGLGLAMVHGLAEQSGGRLLLKSQKGEGTTAELWLPAAKIDAEAGDAEKPAASEPAINFRRLIVVAVDDDPLVLTNTAAMLEDLGHTVFSATGGRQALDILRLENAIDLVITDQAMPRMTGAELAEEIRTGWPQLPIILATGYAELPPGQDAGLPRLAKPFGQVDLARAIAATIGTQGAKSPR
- a CDS encoding outer membrane protein, with the translated sequence MIRRFLLASVGAVALAGSALAADLPSRAPPPVYLPPAPIFTWTGIYVGGQIGYAWGNQNVSSSSPFGFDSFSSNNDGVIGGAHVGYNLQLSQFVIGLEGSVDGSSLNKSFTRGEGFVPVTYSSNLGVQGSVRGRVGYALDRVLLYATGGVAFGGVDSSISTPFGFDSVSNTRVGWTVGGGLEYAITNNWSVRAEYRYTDFGHSSIFAANSFNDPAIGGGGGFSNRHIVENQVQVGFSYKFDTFAPPAPIVAKY
- a CDS encoding IS5 family transposase (programmed frameshift), whose amino-acid sequence is MNRDQFWLTDAQFAKIAPHLPTDTRGKAGVDDRRVVSGIIHVLKSGGRWIDAPLEYGPKKTLYNRYVRWAAKGVWIDLFHALAQAGGPPAQVLIDSSAVKAHRSASGGKGGRRNQAIGRSRGGRTTKIHALTDADCRPLSFMLTGGQIADCSAGAELIARLPPCEILHGDKGYDANAIRRQVEERGAMPNIPPKANRRWKNCFSPFLYRNRNAIERMFCRLKDFRRVATRYDRNALNFLATVCIAATVCYWL
- a CDS encoding cytochrome P460 family protein, coding for MTRIPSGLIIAIALASVSGNAISAQDKYALQVPNGLAFSEFKGYEDWQSISVSQTGDLIEAILGNPAMIKAYRSGAPDNGEHFPDGAKMAKIHWNAKKSAEAPEPTTVPGALHDIDFMEKDSKRFPDTGGWGYAQFNYDAASDAFAPLGGGVDCGYACHTIVAAKDYVFTAYGKR